From Lewinellaceae bacterium:
GCTCCGGCGCAGGCTACCCGGAACATTTCCGGAAATCGTACTGTAAGCATGGTGGTCAGGATTGCACCATTGGACCATCCCATGGCACCCAGGGAATCACGGTTTACTTTTCCTTCAGATACCAGCATATTGATTCCATTGGTAATGTCCGTGAGCTCCGGAGTGTAATAATTCTTTTTAATGGACTCGATGAAAGCCAGGCCATGATTGGAAGAGCCGTGATAATTGGGCATCAGAATAAATGTTCCTTTTTGAGCCAGAATCTGCGGATAATAGGACCAGCGTTCCCTCCAGGCATCCATGTCGACTCCGGTAGGTCCGCCATGGATAGCCACCATTAAAGGATAGGTCCGGCCCGGCTGGTAATCACGTGGATAATACAGGATACCATCCACGGTATCGTCGTTGTAACCCTTCCAGGTCATCACTTCCGACCGGGTGGTTCCTTTCTTGCGCAGGGCTTCATTCAGACGAACCCATTCCAGGGGATTGTCATTCCGTAGTTCTCCATTGGTTCCGATCAGGTCACTCACGTAATATTCCGGTAATTTGGATGCCGTCGAATAGGAATAGGCCATCTTTGTTCCATCTTCGGATATTGCCTGTACATCGATGTGGTCACTCATGGTGCCGAAGTCCAGCATCTGGCGGGTCCAGGAAGCACCCTGCTTACGGTAATAAGCCAGCTTGTTGGTAGCACCGTTAGGTAAAGTGACCATTATACCGGATCCTGCTATCGTATAGTCACCCTGGGAATCGTTAGCCCAGTCCAGGGGCACCTGGGTAACCTGCTGACTGGCCAGATCAAAATAATAGATATCCTGGACGCCTGAGCCATTCCACTGCATGTCCGACGAACGGAGGGAAACAAAATAAAATCCCTGATGATCGGGAGTAAACTGAAAGTTGCCATTGACCTGGTGATCCGTCAGGATGCGCTCACTGGTTCCGGCGGAAAGGTCTTGCAGGAAATACCACGGATCCGGCTGCTGGTCGCTGCCAAAATGGCGGCTGCGGATCAACGTGGTGATCATCCATTTACCATCACGTGAAAGGGCTACATCCGATACGGGATAGTGATTCGTGGTAAGTCGCTGCTGGGTTTTCGTCTTTAAATCAAAAGAATAGACACGGTCTATATCCCAATGGACCGAGTCCTCAACCACCACGACATTGTCTTTATTTTCTTCATTCTGGGTTTCGTAGAGGGTCTTTCCATCCTGGGATACCAGGGCCAGGGTGTTGCTGTCAATCCAGGTTATGCTGCTGATCCCCTCTTTGAAGGTTTGGATCTCTTCCGGCTCCCCGCCCAGCAAATTGAAGCGCCAGAGTTTATTGCCTTCTTCCCGGGAAGACAGGAAGTAGAGGTATTTGCCGTCTCTGGAAAACAAGGGGGAGAAATTGCTTTCCTCTCCCTGTGTCATCTGAATGGTCACGGGTTTTCCACCCTCCTGCACGGACAAGCGGGTCAGGTATACATCCGAACCAAAACGATCTTTTTTCTTGACCATTTTACGCTTGGTCCAGGCCATCATGGTGTGATCCGGTGAAAAGACCAGACCACTCACGGATTCGGTCCCGATGATGTCTTCCGGAGTCCAGGCTTCCTGCGCTGTGGCGGTATAAGCAGCTATCAGTATTGTGAGTGATAATAAGATGGAAAATGGTTTCATGTCAATGGTCATTTTGATGGAGGCCGATGAAGTTAGGAATCCTTTTTATTTTTGACAATGCTCAAAACCGGTTACCACATTACCCAGGTCGAGGCAGGGTGTGATGAAGCAGGCAGAGGATGTCTGGCCGGTCCGGTATTTGCAGCTGCCGTAATCCTGCCAAAGCGGTATAAGAATGCTGAACTGAACGACAGTAAAAAACTGAATCATACCACCCGTAATGCACTTCGCACCATCATCGAGAGGGACGCTCTGGCAACCGCAGTCATCGCGGTGCACCCGGAAGAGATTGACCGTATCAACATTTTGCGGGCTTCAATTCGGGCTATGCACCGGGCCATCGATGCACTGTCCATCCGACCGGATCACCTGTTGATCGACGGGAATTTTTTTGAACCCTATCCGGGAATCCCGCACACGACGGTAATCCGGGGTGATGGCATTTATGCCGCCATCGCCGCCGCATCAATATTGGCTAAGACTTACCGGGATGATTATATGGAAGAAATGCATGCCCGGTATCCGGAATACGGCTGGGACCACAACAAGGGCTATCCCACTGAAGCGCACCGGAAAGCGATTTTTGACCTGGGGCCTACACCCATTCACCGGCAATC
This genomic window contains:
- a CDS encoding prolyl oligopeptidase family serine peptidase, yielding MTIDMKPFSILLSLTILIAAYTATAQEAWTPEDIIGTESVSGLVFSPDHTMMAWTKRKMVKKKDRFGSDVYLTRLSVQEGGKPVTIQMTQGEESNFSPLFSRDGKYLYFLSSREEGNKLWRFNLLGGEPEEIQTFKEGISSITWIDSNTLALVSQDGKTLYETQNEENKDNVVVVEDSVHWDIDRVYSFDLKTKTQQRLTTNHYPVSDVALSRDGKWMITTLIRSRHFGSDQQPDPWYFLQDLSAGTSERILTDHQVNGNFQFTPDHQGFYFVSLRSSDMQWNGSGVQDIYYFDLASQQVTQVPLDWANDSQGDYTIAGSGIMVTLPNGATNKLAYYRKQGASWTRQMLDFGTMSDHIDVQAISEDGTKMAYSYSTASKLPEYYVSDLIGTNGELRNDNPLEWVRLNEALRKKGTTRSEVMTWKGYNDDTVDGILYYPRDYQPGRTYPLMVAIHGGPTGVDMDAWRERWSYYPQILAQKGTFILMPNYHGSSNHGLAFIESIKKNYYTPELTDITNGINMLVSEGKVNRDSLGAMGWSNGAILTTMLTVRFPEMFRVACAGAGDVNWTSDFGTCSFGVSFDESYFGGAPWDDVNGKWYNETYIAQSPLFEIEKIRTPTLIFHGSEDRSVPRDQGWEYYRGLQQVGKAPVRFLWFPGQPHGLQKITHQLRKMNEEITWIDTYLFGKRPDKNEAFKEGSPLDLALKKQQAAQQGGLYGTTLDKYLVPEVVTAYADSMAIGRFEVTNAQFQAFDPKFQYPANQANLPAVVTISQAKYYLLWLIKLSGKSYRLPVEEEAKALQKKAIAVGAKENTLNYWAGYEISPADVQRLQSKLESYSGVWYKEVGSFPPVKIGKAEIYDLGGNAAEYFGRTGMTYGFDVKDYVDPNDPAVPVKRDKAGFRVVLDLK
- a CDS encoding ribonuclease HII → MLKTGYHITQVEAGCDEAGRGCLAGPVFAAAVILPKRYKNAELNDSKKLNHTTRNALRTIIERDALATAVIAVHPEEIDRINILRASIRAMHRAIDALSIRPDHLLIDGNFFEPYPGIPHTTVIRGDGIYAAIAAASILAKTYRDDYMEEMHARYPEYGWDHNKGYPTEAHRKAIFDLGPTPIHRQSFRLLPDPEQLSLFED